The nucleotide window GCACGATCTCGCCGACGCCGAGGGCGAGGCCAAGGGCGCCGAGCGGGGTCGACGCGCCTAACGGGACGATGAGCGGGTTGCGCCCCTCGGCACGCAGCGTGGCGGCGAGCGCTTCCATCGCCGGGATGCGGTCGGTGCGCTGGGCGACGTAGGTGACGTGGGCGCCGAGCAGCTGGTCGAGGAGGGCATTCCCGGACAGGCGTTCGGGCGGCGTCCCGTTGGCGACGATGTGGCAGGCCATCCCCAGACGGGCGGCCGCGGCCGCGGTCGCGCGGCAGTGGTTGGACTGGACACCACCACAGGTAATGAGGGTGTCGACGCCGTCGCGCTGTGCCTGCGCGGCGACGAGCCCGAGCTTGCGCACCTTGTTGCCGCCGAATCCGAAGGGGAGGGCGTCGTCGCGCTTGACGACGAGCCGGGCTCCCATGCCGATGGCCTCGCGGAGGCGGGGGGCGTCATCGATGGGGGTGGGGAGGGCGCCCAGGGCGATGTGGGGGAGGGCGAGGAGGCGATCGCGGGCGGCGGCGAGAGGCATCTCGGGAATGGGAGGCGGGATCAGGGGGTGTTCAGGGGGACGGCCTGTGCGGCGCGGGTGACGCGAGCGGCGCGGGTGGCGGCGGGGGCCCCCCCCCGACAACAAGATGCGTGCAAACTGCCGTTTCGCACCATC belongs to Gemmatimonadota bacterium and includes:
- a CDS encoding pyridoxal-phosphate dependent enzyme, with translation MPLAAARDRLLALPHIALGALPTPIDDAPRLREAIGMGARLVVKRDDALPFGFGGNKVRKLGLVAAQAQRDGVDTLITCGGVQSNHCRATAAAAARLGMACHIVANGTPPERLSGNALLDQLLGAHVTYVAQRTDRIPAMEALAATLRAEGRNPLIVPLGASTPLGALGLALGVGEIVRQGIVPDVIVHATSSGGTQAGLIAGCALFGLPTRVIGISADDPVADIGQIVISLCSGIETLLALPAGALGAESRFAADASFVGDAYGIPSDASREAQSLAARTEALFTDHWYTAKALAGLIAYARGGTFRDGETVMFWHTGGQVGLFA